ATGCACTAGGATTAGCACCCACGCTCCAGGGCTCATCTGCATCATAATGGAACCTTCCGTCTGTTGGAGCAAAAGCATGAGCAAGGGTTCCACCAGTTCCATCAAAAGCAGACCCGTCTCCATGATTCCTCCTACCAAAACCAATAGTGATATCTGCGTTTGACAGGGCTTGAGCCTGCGAGAAGGTGAAGTGGGTGTTTCCCGCCCACGTTCGAAACGCTTGTGCTACAGGGCTCATGGCTTCAGTTGGGGTTCCTGGGAGAAACCCGTAGGTGAGATGATACTTTGAGGTTGGCCACTTTGGGGCACTTGGAGACATGAAACTATAATGAGAGACGGTATGAAATGAGCCCTTGCGGTTGTGATGCTTCTTCTTGCCCGATTGCATCGAGTTTGTACCATTGATGATATCTGCTACGCCACAACGAGGCATCATCATGTTTGATACCGTTTTAGCATCTAAAGTCCCAGTGGCCTTTAGATGATAATTTTGCTGGTATGTTTTGACTGCAGATTCTAATAGTTCATCAAAATCATCATCATTGGCATGGCTATTGTTTTTGGTCGTGTGATAATAACCAAATTGTTCAAGATAAGTTTTGAGGTCATGGATGCCATTGACCTTGTCACCTTTGTGGCATCCCTGAAGATGCTTGAGAAATCCAAAGGGTGAAGTTTTTTGGTCAGAAGAGTCGGGTGGAGTTGTTGCATGAGAAAGGAGAGGAAAGAGGGCAAGGAGGAGGCCGAGTGTGATCAAGGAGAAGAGGGGAAAACTTGCAGACATGACTACCAAATGGTGAAATCAAACAAGCAATTAAGTTGTAGGGATGGATGTTGTAGAAGGCTCATGGATTGGATGCTATTTATAGACTGCTAATAACCGTGTCTAGTATGTTATATGTGGCGGGATGCATGCATGGTGTGATCTGAATTGTGAAAGCAGACCCATTTTTTTTGGGCATATTAGTCAATTGAACATGAAGTATACGTTAATAATTTGGACCAACAAGTATGAAATATTCCCTTTATTTTGGACCAAGAAGCAACTTGTGGAGACCGTGGACGCCAGTCGTCAAGGTTTATCAATGTAGAATTGAGGCAAAGACCCAAGTGGTCATTCAGTTGGGCAGCCATGCATACT
This genomic interval from Carya illinoinensis cultivar Pawnee chromosome 2, C.illinoinensisPawnee_v1, whole genome shotgun sequence contains the following:
- the LOC122294960 gene encoding metalloendoproteinase 2-MMP-like, with protein sequence MSASFPLFSLITLGLLLALFPLLSHATTPPDSSDQKTSPFGFLKHLQGCHKGDKVNGIHDLKTYLEQFGYYHTTKNNSHANDDDFDELLESAVKTYQQNYHLKATGTLDAKTVSNMMMPRCGVADIINGTNSMQSGKKKHHNRKGSFHTVSHYSFMSPSAPKWPTSKYHLTYGFLPGTPTEAMSPVAQAFRTWAGNTHFTFSQAQALSNADITIGFGRRNHGDGSAFDGTGGTLAHAFAPTDGRFHYDADEPWSVGANPSAYDLETVALHEIGHLLGLGHSSVQGAIMEPNISPGVTKGLHADDIAGIKALYNV